The Nitrospirota bacterium genome includes a region encoding these proteins:
- a CDS encoding glycosyltransferase family 2 protein yields MLSGKKIVVIIPALNEEKALPLVIAEIPKDIVDAIIVVDNGSSDRTFLVAQECGASVIKEERRGYGNACLKGIEYAGQKRPDIIVFLDGDHSDYPEEVTSLIRPIIKDGYDLVLGSRSKGEREKGSMTPQSFYGNKFGTLLIKILFGFSYTDFGPFRAIRFDKLIDLNMQDTTYGWTVEMQIKAVKKSYKIKEMPVRYRVRVGKSKVSGTLKGTVMASYKILLTIFKYWIS; encoded by the coding sequence ATGCTGTCAGGTAAAAAAATTGTCGTAATAATCCCCGCCTTGAATGAAGAAAAGGCTTTGCCGCTTGTCATAGCAGAGATTCCTAAAGACATAGTTGATGCAATAATCGTTGTTGATAACGGCAGTTCTGACAGGACATTTCTCGTTGCGCAGGAATGCGGTGCATCTGTTATAAAAGAGGAGAGAAGGGGTTATGGCAATGCCTGCCTCAAAGGCATTGAATATGCAGGGCAGAAACGGCCTGACATTATAGTATTTCTTGACGGAGACCACAGTGATTATCCTGAAGAGGTTACTTCCCTGATAAGGCCCATTATTAAAGACGGTTATGACCTGGTGCTGGGTTCAAGGTCAAAGGGCGAGAGGGAAAAAGGTTCAATGACGCCGCAGTCTTTCTACGGGAATAAATTCGGCACGCTTCTCATCAAAATCCTTTTTGGTTTTTCATATACTGACTTTGGTCCGTTCAGGGCCATCAGGTTTGATAAGCTGATTGACTTAAATATGCAGGATACGACTTATGGATGGACCGTTGAGATGCAGATTAAGGCAGTAAAAAAAAGTTATAAAATAAAAGAAATGCCTGTCAGATACAGGGTCAGGGTCGGCAAATCAAAAGTCTCAGGGACATTAAAAGGTACTGTAATGGCAAGTTATAAAATACTGCTGACTATATTTAAGTATTGGATTTCTTAA
- a CDS encoding ferredoxin, producing MQPVVDEEKCIGCGNCTEICPSVFQLFDDKSHVIDPEACDYADCCEAAAENCPVEAITLQ from the coding sequence ATGCAACCTGTTGTAGATGAAGAAAAGTGCATAGGATGCGGCAACTGCACTGAAATTTGCCCCAGCGTGTTCCAATTATTTGACGATAAATCCCACGTCATTGACCCTGAAGCCTGCGATTATGCCGACTGCTGCGAGGCAGCGGCTGAGAACTGCCCGGTAGAAGCAATCACACTACAGTGA
- a CDS encoding DUF2062 domain-containing protein encodes MAFRDKLKQIFYINDTPHRIALSFSIGIFMGISPFLGLHTVGAIFLAWVFRLNKLVAFAGVAMLNPWTLVPVYSLCLWVGAKLTGVKQIIPDIDWADLTILTFMEKLGYLVVPFIVGTLIIAVISALISYFIIHKIASKYKPAVMENKQ; translated from the coding sequence ATGGCATTTAGAGATAAATTAAAACAAATTTTTTATATTAACGATACGCCGCACCGCATTGCGCTGTCATTTTCTATCGGCATATTTATGGGAATATCGCCTTTTCTGGGGCTGCACACGGTAGGCGCTATTTTTCTGGCGTGGGTATTCCGTCTGAATAAGCTTGTCGCATTTGCAGGAGTAGCCATGCTGAACCCGTGGACACTTGTTCCTGTATATTCCTTATGCCTGTGGGTCGGGGCTAAATTAACCGGGGTAAAACAAATAATTCCTGATATTGACTGGGCTGATTTAACTATTCTCACTTTCATGGAAAAATTAGGCTATCTAGTAGTCCCGTTTATTGTTGGCACATTAATCATAGCGGTTATTTCAGCCTTAATTAGCTACTTCATCATTCACAAGATAGCAAGTAAATACAAACCCGCCGTGATGGAGAATAAACAATAA
- a CDS encoding site-2 protease family protein, producing MPHRLTRLHVLLFILTSITTLMAGALMQGIVPWEKPEKIYLGFPFSISIMTILIAHELSHYFISRRHNVSVTLPYFIPAPSMIGTFGAIIKMSPPIYDKRSLIDIGAAGPIGGFIVAVAAVIIGLNYSEIIPLGLAKGGFSLGGSILFSFLSKTILRIDPEKYDILLHPIAFAGWIGLFITSINLLPVGQLDGGHIAYAVFGEKHRWITTLVIIVLFILGLTYWEGWMMWAVLLTLISRSHPPVVYPEIQLDRKRKLIGLASFLIFIITFIPLPFRDM from the coding sequence ATGCCTCACCGACTTACCAGACTGCATGTCCTGCTCTTCATTCTTACATCCATAACTACCCTTATGGCAGGCGCACTGATGCAGGGAATTGTGCCATGGGAAAAACCTGAAAAAATTTATCTCGGTTTTCCGTTTTCAATATCAATCATGACTATCCTGATAGCGCATGAACTTTCCCATTATTTCATATCGCGCAGGCATAATGTATCCGTCACACTGCCTTATTTCATACCGGCGCCTTCAATGATAGGGACTTTCGGCGCAATTATAAAAATGTCGCCTCCAATTTACGACAAGCGCTCCCTTATTGACATCGGGGCCGCAGGGCCTATTGGAGGATTTATAGTTGCTGTAGCCGCTGTGATAATCGGGCTTAACTATTCGGAAATCATACCTTTAGGACTGGCAAAAGGCGGTTTTTCGTTAGGCGGTTCAATACTATTTTCATTCCTGTCAAAAACAATCTTGCGAATAGACCCGGAAAAATATGATATCCTGCTTCACCCCATTGCCTTTGCAGGCTGGATCGGACTTTTCATTACATCAATAAATTTACTGCCTGTGGGACAGCTTGACGGAGGACACATTGCATATGCGGTTTTTGGGGAAAAGCACAGATGGATCACCACCCTCGTAATAATTGTCCTGTTTATCCTCGGGCTGACTTACTGGGAAGGCTGGATGATGTGGGCTGTTTTGCTGACTTTAATAAGCCGCAGTCATCCGCCGGTGGTTTATCCTGAAATACAGCTTGACAGAAAACGAAAACTCATAGGCCTGGCGTCATTTCTCATCTTCATAATAACCTTTATCCCCTTGCCCTTCAGAGACATGTAG
- a CDS encoding TIGR04282 family arsenosugar biosynthesis glycosyltransferase, with product MKTAALIIFAKTPIPGKVKTRLQPDISPEEGLKIYKSFVREIAGRCSKLKGVDKFLGCAPTKDDDFLKGLAATHWFEMFNQRGKDLGARILNAFKDHFKKGYKKVIIIGTDSPTIPVKFIKKAFSELDKNDFVLGPCCDGGYYLIGARKVFPKVFDNIPWDTSEVLIKTIDRLDASRIKFFLLPFWYDVDTIKDLRFFKKHLKYLGKQQT from the coding sequence ATGAAAACAGCCGCTTTAATTATTTTTGCCAAGACCCCGATTCCGGGCAAAGTGAAGACAAGACTCCAGCCTGATATTTCTCCTGAGGAAGGACTGAAAATCTATAAGTCTTTTGTCAGAGAAATAGCCGGCAGATGTTCAAAATTAAAAGGCGTTGATAAATTTTTAGGCTGTGCTCCCACGAAAGATGATGATTTTTTGAAAGGGCTTGCCGCAACGCATTGGTTTGAAATGTTTAATCAACGGGGGAAGGACCTTGGCGCAAGGATACTTAATGCCTTTAAAGACCATTTTAAAAAAGGCTATAAAAAGGTAATTATAATCGGCACTGACAGCCCTACAATACCGGTTAAATTCATAAAAAAGGCCTTTTCCGAACTGGATAAGAATGATTTTGTCCTCGGTCCATGCTGTGACGGCGGTTATTATCTAATCGGGGCAAGGAAGGTCTTTCCAAAGGTTTTTGACAATATTCCATGGGATACCAGCGAGGTGCTGATTAAAACAATTGACAGATTAGACGCATCCCGCATTAAATTTTTCCTGCTTCCTTTCTGGTATGACGTGGACACTATTAAAGACCTCCGCTTCTTTAAAAAGCATCTGAAGTACCTGGGAAAGCAGCAAACATAA
- the thiL gene encoding thiamine-phosphate kinase, with product MRLSQLGEFNLIKKLRMSSASAAPEILKGIGDDTAAVKIRGGITLITTDMLIEGIHFDLSFTTFYQLGYKALAVNISDILAMGGKPKYFLVGLAAPGHFTSNHIDELYAGMRALANKFKINIIGGDTCASKHGLIISGTLIGKCNKIIPRSGAKTGDAIFVTKTLGDSAMGLLLLKKFKFHPDLFGTNFKISDAKCKISNNKFTVRSILPLLKRHLQPEIAPVKNTKGINSMIDISDGLLIDLSHICDESKTGARIYLDQIPVSGELAGTAKKLKVNPMGFALKGGEDYALLFTAPASFKTNAFRIGEIISGERFVVHPDGREKAFKPEGYEHFKEGGKKSTGKKFK from the coding sequence ATGCGTCTTTCACAGCTTGGCGAGTTTAATCTCATAAAAAAACTCAGGATGTCTTCAGCAAGCGCTGCGCCTGAAATTCTTAAAGGCATCGGCGATGATACGGCGGCCGTAAAAATCCGCGGAGGCATAACGCTTATTACCACTGATATGCTCATTGAGGGCATACACTTTGACCTTTCATTTACAACATTCTACCAGCTTGGATACAAGGCATTAGCCGTAAACATTAGCGATATACTTGCAATGGGCGGGAAGCCAAAGTATTTTCTTGTGGGTCTTGCGGCGCCCGGGCACTTCACATCAAACCATATTGATGAATTATATGCAGGCATGAGAGCGCTCGCAAATAAATTTAAAATAAATATCATAGGCGGCGATACGTGCGCCTCAAAACACGGACTCATAATCAGCGGAACCTTAATCGGCAAATGCAATAAAATAATTCCACGCTCAGGCGCAAAGACGGGAGACGCCATTTTCGTAACAAAGACGCTCGGGGACTCAGCTATGGGGCTTTTGTTACTGAAAAAATTCAAATTTCATCCCGACTTATTCGGGACAAATTTCAAAATTAGCGATGCAAAATGCAAAATTAGTAATAATAAATTCACGGTACGCTCTATTTTACCTTTACTTAAGCGGCACCTCCAGCCTGAAATTGCACCGGTAAAAAATACCAAAGGCATAAACTCCATGATTGATATTAGCGACGGACTTCTGATAGATTTAAGTCACATATGCGATGAAAGCAAAACAGGCGCAAGGATATATCTGGACCAAATACCTGTCTCAGGGGAACTCGCCGGGACTGCCAAAAAACTGAAGGTAAACCCAATGGGCTTTGCCTTAAAAGGCGGAGAAGACTATGCCCTGCTTTTTACTGCACCGGCAAGTTTTAAGACAAATGCGTTCAGAATAGGCGAGATAATTTCCGGGGAGAGATTTGTCGTTCATCCTGACGGCAGGGAAAAAGCATTCAAACCGGAAGGATATGAACATTTTAAAGAAGGGGGCAAGAAGTCAACCGGTAAAAAATTCAAGTAA
- a CDS encoding glycosyltransferase: MLLYLFIAIYFCILISVFIYAAHRYYMVYLYYKHQKNKPVSNGKLTPLPHVTIQLPLFNEMYVVKRLITASCEIDYPKELLDIQVLDDSTDETVMIAQECVGEFEKQGYDINYIHRSRRDGFKAGALAEGLKNAKGEFVAVFDADFVPQKNVLQKTIHYFSDKSVGMVQTRWSFINTKYSLLTRIQSMMLDGHFVIEHTARNWSGRFFNFNGTAGVWRKKAIETAGGWQNDTLTEDLDLSYRAQLAGWKFIFLKDETAPSEIPVDINGFKTQQHRWAKGSIQTAKKLLPAIMKSNLPWKVKVEAFFHLTNNISYLFMLLLAMLMYPSMVARINIGWFHMLVTDVPFLLVATVGISFFYMCSQKEAYKDWKSRLIYLPALMSLGIGLSVNNSKAVLEALFNRETEFTRTPKFKIEGKKDKWADKKYKGKTTLMPIIELLLGFYFTFNIYFAYVNKIYISIPFLMIFQMGFFYVAFLSLFQVLFGRMILKFMQYFTSNIKDIITAQ, translated from the coding sequence ATGCTTCTTTATTTATTTATAGCGATTTATTTTTGTATCCTGATAAGCGTATTTATCTACGCCGCCCACCGCTATTATATGGTGTACCTTTATTATAAACACCAGAAAAACAAACCGGTCTCAAATGGAAAATTAACGCCTCTGCCGCATGTGACAATACAGCTTCCTTTATTTAATGAAATGTATGTGGTGAAGCGGCTGATTACGGCATCCTGCGAAATTGACTATCCGAAAGAGCTGCTGGATATTCAGGTTCTTGACGACTCCACTGATGAGACTGTAATGATTGCACAAGAATGTGTCGGCGAATTTGAAAAACAGGGGTATGACATTAATTATATTCATCGCAGCCGGAGGGATGGCTTCAAGGCAGGCGCATTGGCAGAAGGGCTAAAGAACGCAAAGGGTGAATTCGTCGCAGTATTTGACGCCGATTTTGTTCCGCAGAAGAATGTCCTGCAAAAAACCATCCATTATTTTTCTGACAAATCCGTAGGCATGGTGCAGACGAGGTGGAGCTTTATAAACACAAAATACTCCCTGCTTACGAGGATACAGTCCATGATGCTTGACGGACATTTTGTGATTGAACACACGGCACGGAACTGGTCAGGCAGATTTTTTAACTTTAACGGCACGGCAGGCGTTTGGAGAAAAAAGGCGATAGAGACCGCAGGCGGATGGCAGAACGATACTCTGACAGAAGACCTGGATTTAAGCTACAGGGCGCAGTTAGCAGGATGGAAGTTCATATTTTTAAAGGATGAGACCGCCCCTTCAGAGATACCGGTAGATATTAATGGATTTAAGACGCAGCAGCACAGATGGGCAAAAGGCTCCATACAGACGGCAAAAAAGCTGCTGCCTGCAATAATGAAAAGCAATCTTCCATGGAAGGTTAAAGTAGAAGCATTTTTCCATCTGACAAACAATATTTCCTATCTGTTTATGTTGCTGCTGGCAATGTTGATGTATCCGTCTATGGTGGCCAGGATTAATATCGGATGGTTTCATATGCTTGTGACTGATGTGCCCTTCCTCCTGGTCGCAACAGTCGGCATTTCTTTTTTTTACATGTGCTCACAGAAAGAGGCTTATAAAGACTGGAAGTCAAGACTGATTTATCTGCCGGCACTAATGTCGCTCGGCATCGGGCTGTCTGTCAATAATTCAAAGGCGGTGCTGGAGGCGCTTTTTAACCGTGAGACCGAATTTACCCGCACCCCTAAATTTAAAATTGAGGGTAAAAAGGACAAATGGGCTGATAAGAAATACAAAGGCAAGACAACTCTTATGCCGATAATTGAACTGCTTTTGGGGTTTTATTTTACCTTTAATATATATTTTGCTTATGTTAACAAAATCTATATTTCCATACCATTTTTGATGATATTCCAGATGGGTTTTTTTTATGTTGCATTTTTATCTTTATTCCAAGTATTATTTGGACGGATGATTTTAAAATTTATGCAGTATTTTACCTCTAACATCAAGGACATAATTACGGCCCAGTAA
- a CDS encoding putative metal-binding motif-containing protein, translated as MSIIGGISIAVDSDNKVHICEYDWELGRLWYFTNATGDWAKVDNASPTTNSIAVDSNDKVHISYYYDGTNGGFKYATNASGSWVATTVDSNVYVEYNSIKTDSNNKVHISYYDYTNHDLKYATNASDGWVTTTVDSNGDVGGYSSIAVDSNNKVHISYSDGTNGDLKYATNASSCTDNDSDGYAIEGGDCGVVDCNDSNPAVNPGATEINNNSIDDDCNPATPTVTTSGSGNNYPVPLFRASLSLNVNASSLGTGSLSYYYTRNRLYFVSTSITGITATGGIATITGAGKVNNVTGYTFTATITDGTPDAMGLEIKKSDGTVYYSAPSQNVSSGNYTVVGQ; from the coding sequence ATGTCTATTATTGGTGGAATTTCTATAGCTGTAGATTCCGACAACAAGGTGCATATTTGCGAGTATGATTGGGAGTTGGGTCGTTTGTGGTATTTTACAAATGCCACTGGCGACTGGGCTAAGGTAGATAATGCGTCTCCTACCACTAATTCTATAGCAGTAGACTCCAACGATAAGGTGCATATAAGTTACTATTATGATGGTACAAACGGCGGCTTTAAGTATGCTACAAATGCTTCAGGCAGTTGGGTTGCTACAACTGTGGATTCTAATGTTTATGTTGAGTACAATTCCATAAAAACAGACTCCAACAATAAGGTGCATATAAGTTATTATGATTATACAAATCATGACCTCAAGTATGCTACAAATGCTTCAGACGGCTGGGTTACTACAACTGTGGATTCTAATGGTGATGTAGGGGGATATTCCTCCATTGCTGTAGACTCCAACAACAAGGTGCATATAAGTTATTCTGATGGTACCAATGGCGACCTTAAGTATGCTACAAATGCCTCTTCATGCACAGACAACGACAGCGATGGATACGCTATTGAAGGCGGAGACTGTGGAGTGGTTGACTGCAATGACAGCAATCCTGCAGTTAATCCCGGAGCAACAGAGATAAATAATAACAGCATTGACGATGATTGTAATCCTGCAACACCTACTGTAACTACTTCAGGCTCAGGCAACAACTATCCTGTGCCACTTTTCAGGGCAAGTCTATCTCTTAATGTAAATGCTTCATCATTGGGAACTGGCAGTCTAAGTTATTACTACACCCGTAACAGGCTGTATTTTGTTAGCACATCAATTACTGGAATTACAGCAACAGGGGGAATTGCAACGATTACAGGTGCAGGGAAAGTCAATAATGTTACTGGCTATACATTTACAGCAACAATTACCGATGGCACTCCAGATGCGATGGGTTTAGAGATTAAAAAATCTGACGGCACAGTTTATTACAGCGCACCATCACAAAATGTAAGCAGTGGGAATTATACGGTGGTGGGGCAATGA
- a CDS encoding tetratricopeptide repeat protein, translating into MAIFYQTVKQNDKAIAEFTKAINTNPRDAYAYYHLGLMLKDKMDFDGAEDIYLRLLKIFPEHPDANYDLGYIYREKGLYDKAIERYRKTLEINPKNVYAHYDMGYIYRINGRYEEALNEYKKALEIDSKHPHAHYDTGLIYEKWGLKDKAEEEFRIYHKITDPNFIENFINKITGKKKK; encoded by the coding sequence ATGGCAATTTTTTATCAGACGGTTAAACAGAATGATAAGGCTATAGCTGAATTTACAAAGGCAATCAACACTAACCCCCGGGATGCATATGCCTATTATCATTTGGGTTTAATGCTGAAGGATAAAATGGACTTTGACGGGGCTGAGGATATATATCTGAGATTGTTAAAAATTTTTCCAGAACACCCGGACGCCAATTACGACTTAGGCTATATTTACAGGGAAAAGGGGCTTTACGACAAGGCAATTGAAAGATACAGAAAAACGCTGGAGATTAATCCGAAGAATGTATATGCGCATTATGATATGGGGTATATTTACAGGATCAACGGACGGTATGAGGAGGCGCTTAACGAGTATAAAAAAGCCTTGGAGATAGATTCAAAGCATCCTCATGCGCATTATGATACGGGATTAATCTATGAAAAATGGGGACTGAAGGATAAAGCGGAAGAAGAATTCAGGATTTACCATAAGATTACCGACCCTAATTTTATAGAAAATTTTATTAATAAGATAACAGGTAAGAAAAAAAAGTGA
- a CDS encoding PBP1A family penicillin-binding protein, which produces MKKVLILSFVFVLIFIGGIAAGSYLALTRGVPQIEEIKSYKPASGTKIYADDDTVIGEFKEEKGIYTPLKKIPKNLINAVIATEDARYWSHKGIDYIAIARAFLKDTISLRMKEGGSTITQQLAKVIFLAPEKTLQRKVREVILAFRLEKNLSKDEILELYLNRIYFGHGAYGIEMAARTYFGKSIPDINLSEAALLAGIIKAPNTYSPYNNLDKAKERQYVVLKRMEDADYISEKEIKGAYEKPLYLSSLRYGYEAPSYFFEYIRKYLEDKYGIEAVYKGGLRVYTPLNMKMQVAAIRALQAGLRDVDKRQGFRGPAGHKDIDPEDMLKENEPLPKVLMNPGDILTGIVLKASADEAQVKARGITGKIFLSDSLWASRLIDAKRKIIKEFKNFTLTDILKTGDIIKVRIKTLQGKAPVFLLEQEPVVEGALVAMEPLTGHIKAMAGGYDFMRSEFNRAVQAKRQAGSAFKPIIYSASMDKGFTPASIIIDEPVSYPSGQLGDWQPENYDHEYWGATRLREALAYSRNIVTIKLLEKVGVGNVIEFAKNLGFQGPFPEDLTLALGSLSVSPLEMTSAFSVFANEGVRMTPIAIKYITDSSGEVIEENKPEGTEVISPQTAFLATSMLEDVVKHGTGWRAKALQVPVAGKTGTTNEYRDAWFVGYTPALSASVWVGFDDMRSLGHGETGARAASPAWVAFMKEALYAQGDEDTAGETFRIPDGIITAEIDPGTGLLATNKTDRMTEFFKQGTAPKVYSKQVSTGTKKEEKKNLDLD; this is translated from the coding sequence ATGAAAAAAGTTTTAATCTTATCATTTGTTTTTGTTCTCATCTTTATAGGGGGAATTGCCGCCGGCAGTTATCTTGCGCTCACACGCGGGGTTCCCCAGATAGAGGAAATCAAGAGCTATAAACCTGCCAGCGGCACAAAAATTTATGCGGATGATGACACTGTCATAGGCGAATTCAAAGAGGAAAAAGGCATATACACACCCCTTAAAAAAATCCCGAAAAATCTTATAAACGCAGTCATTGCCACAGAAGATGCAAGATACTGGTCCCATAAAGGAATTGATTACATCGCCATCGCACGGGCGTTTTTAAAAGATACCATCTCCCTCCGAATGAAGGAAGGCGGAAGCACTATAACACAGCAGCTTGCAAAGGTGATCTTTCTTGCGCCTGAGAAAACCCTTCAGAGGAAGGTCCGGGAGGTAATCCTTGCATTCAGGCTTGAAAAAAACCTGTCAAAAGATGAGATACTTGAACTTTACCTAAACAGAATATACTTCGGGCACGGGGCTTATGGAATTGAAATGGCGGCAAGGACATATTTCGGCAAATCCATCCCGGACATAAATCTTTCCGAGGCCGCGCTTTTAGCCGGCATAATCAAGGCGCCTAACACTTATTCGCCATACAATAATCTTGATAAGGCAAAGGAAAGACAGTACGTTGTGCTTAAAAGAATGGAGGATGCGGACTATATCTCAGAGAAAGAAATAAAAGGCGCTTATGAAAAACCGCTTTATCTTTCAAGCCTGAGATATGGATATGAAGCTCCGAGTTATTTTTTTGAATACATAAGAAAATATCTTGAGGACAAATACGGCATTGAGGCGGTCTATAAGGGAGGGCTCAGGGTTTATACTCCCCTTAATATGAAAATGCAGGTTGCAGCAATAAGGGCGCTGCAGGCAGGACTGCGGGATGTGGACAAAAGACAGGGCTTCAGGGGACCTGCCGGGCACAAGGATATTGACCCTGAAGACATGCTGAAGGAGAACGAACCGCTCCCAAAGGTCCTGATGAACCCGGGAGATATTCTGACAGGCATAGTGCTTAAGGCATCGGCAGATGAGGCGCAGGTAAAGGCCAGGGGGATTACAGGAAAAATATTCCTCTCGGATTCTTTATGGGCCAGCAGGCTCATAGACGCTAAAAGAAAAATAATCAAGGAATTTAAAAATTTCACGCTCACAGACATTTTAAAGACAGGCGATATTATAAAGGTCCGCATCAAGACACTTCAGGGCAAAGCGCCTGTTTTCCTGCTTGAACAGGAACCTGTTGTAGAGGGCGCGCTTGTCGCAATGGAGCCGTTAACAGGACATATAAAGGCAATGGCAGGCGGCTATGATTTCATGCGAAGTGAATTTAACAGGGCCGTGCAGGCAAAGAGACAGGCCGGTTCGGCTTTTAAGCCGATAATATATTCCGCATCAATGGATAAAGGTTTCACCCCTGCAAGCATTATTATTGACGAGCCTGTAAGCTACCCGAGCGGACAGCTTGGCGACTGGCAGCCTGAGAATTATGACCATGAATACTGGGGGGCAACTCGTTTAAGAGAAGCGCTTGCGTATTCAAGAAACATAGTGACAATAAAACTGCTTGAAAAGGTAGGCGTGGGAAATGTCATAGAGTTTGCAAAAAATCTTGGGTTTCAGGGACCATTTCCCGAGGACTTAACGCTTGCGCTCGGCTCACTCAGCGTAAGCCCGCTTGAGATGACTTCGGCATTTTCTGTTTTTGCAAACGAAGGCGTAAGGATGACGCCTATTGCAATAAAATACATCACAGACAGCAGCGGCGAGGTTATTGAGGAAAACAAACCGGAGGGCACTGAGGTCATTAGTCCTCAGACCGCGTTCCTCGCCACATCCATGCTTGAGGACGTTGTAAAGCACGGGACAGGCTGGAGGGCAAAGGCGCTTCAGGTGCCTGTGGCCGGAAAAACAGGCACTACCAATGAATACAGGGATGCCTGGTTTGTCGGGTACACGCCTGCGCTTTCTGCAAGCGTCTGGGTTGGGTTTGATGATATGCGTTCACTCGGTCACGGAGAAACCGGCGCAAGGGCGGCATCACCTGCATGGGTAGCCTTTATGAAAGAGGCACTGTATGCTCAGGGTGATGAAGATACGGCAGGTGAAACATTCCGCATACCCGATGGAATCATAACAGCAGAGATTGACCCGGGCACAGGACTCCTTGCTACAAATAAAACCGACCGGATGACTGAATTTTTTAAACAGGGCACTGCCCCTAAGGTATATTCAAAACAAGTCTCAACAGGAACTAAAAAAGAGGAAAAGAAAAATCTTGATCTGGACTAA